ACACCAGGGCATTCGCCTGGAAGTTTATCATTTTATTGTGAAAGTATTAAGACTGTTTTTTCTGGTGATACACTCTTTGCGGGTAGTATAGGGCGTACTGATTTACCTGGTGGAGACCATCAGCAATTGCTTAATAGCATTCATGCAAAATTATTATCACTTCCTGAAGATACGATTGTGCTACCTGGTCATGGCCCTGAAACGACAATTGAAATTGAAATGAGTAACAATCCTTTTTTAAACGGGTTTTAATACTATGATGAATATGAACACAATTATTAAAGATGCGATTAGTTCAAGTCAAAACAAGATGATTTCTTATGCGCAATTTATGGAATTAGCACTGTATCATCCTAACTATGGCTATTATATGCGAGAACAAACTAAGATCGGTAAAAAAGGTGATTTTATAACGAGTAGTAATATTTCCAATGTTTTTGCTGTCTTGTTTACTAATATATTTATTGATTTAGTCCAACAGCAAAAAGTGCCCCCAATGATTGTTGAAATTGGAGGAGGCAGCGGTCGATTTGCAAAATCGGTACTAGAAGAATGGAAAGAAAGATCTCCCCAGTCATATGAGCAACTTACATATATATTGATTGAAACGAGTCCATATCATCGTGAGCTGCAAAGGCAGCTGCTCATAAATGAACAAGATAAAGTGATTCAGTTTGAACATCTTCAACAGTTCATTGAAAATCATCCTTTTTATCAGGGGGTTGTTTTTACGAATGAATTATTCGATGCTTTTCCAGTTGAAGTAATTGAAAAACGTCATGAGGAATTACATGAGGTTATGGTGACACTAAATGATGACAACGAAATTGAAGAATACTTCGTACCGCTTTCAAATAAAGAAATTATCAAATATTTAGAAGAACAGAACATTGAATTAACTAATGGTCAACGCTTTGAAATTCCGTTACAGATGAAAAGTTTTATCCACCAGCTTAGTAGCACTCTAGAACAAGCGGTTGTATATACTGTGGATTATGGCTATACACATAAAGAATGGCAACATCCTGCACATATGAGAGGAAGTCTTAGAGGGTACCATCGTCATCAGCTCATTAACAATCCTCTATTAAACCCAGGAAATATGGACATCACGTCACACGTTCATCTTGATGCCGTTAAATATTACTACCGTAAGGCTGGATTTACCGAAGTCGCTATGATGAGGCAGGATCAATTCCTGCTTGAGGCTGGTATATTACAATATTTACAAGAGAATAATGATACGAACCCTTTTTCTGAAGTTAGCAAAAGAAATCGTGCGATAAGAAGTTTAATTTTAGATGGCGGGATAAGTTCATATTTTCACGTCATCATGATGCAAAAAAACATGGATATAGCTTGGGAAAAAAACTATATGTGTTAAGGATTATAGTTAAATGCTACACTGGTTGTAGATGGAGGATATTCTTTAGCTTACACTGATGTTTAAATGAACAAGCTCTTTATAATCAAAACAAAAAGCGATGGAAAACCATCGCTTTTTGTTCTTGATTATAATCTCTTAATGTCCTGCGCCAGGTACCATAAAGAATGTAGTATAGTATGTGAAGCCCGCGAAAAAAATTGTTAAGTAAGCACCAAATATATAAAGATACATGCGCTCAGTTAGTTTTAAATAACCTAAAATAATAAAGAAGACCGTTTGAGCGAAGAAAAGCAATGCTACTTCATCCATGTGACCAATATAAAACATAACAGCAAATATACCTGTCCAAAACCCTAATACACGAAACATACGATCCATATGTATAAGTCCCTCCTTTATCCCCTTATATTCCACTTACATATTATAATGTACAATTCAGGCGATTGTAAACATAAGATTGTTACTAGTTTGTGACTTTGACTTGATATGAACAAGAGTCACAGCCGTGAATAATATTATCTTTTTCGATTAGTTTTACATTATTGAATAATACTTCGAACATTCCATGTAAAAAAGCATAATGCATGCCACAAATAGCGTCAGTATGTTTATCAGCTAGTTCTTTAAATGGACAATTGAAGATTTGGAAAAAGATGATCGTTTTATCTTCATTATGTTCAAATTCAGGGTGAAAACCTAAAGTAGTAGCAGAATCTTTTAGTATTTTCAACTTATGTTCGAATGACAGTGCCGTAGTTTGTGTGTCATTTGGGTGAAGCTGTGAATTAATTATTTCTTGACCAAATGCTTTCCCTGTATCAAATAATGCTTCTTTTCCAGCCTCACCTAGTTTCATCATTGATTGTATGGCTACTTTTGCTAATAATTGATAATCGCGAAATGGGAAAAACAGTTGTACCACATCGTCAGATAAACGATATAAACGGCTTGGCCTACCACCTTTTCCTGTCTTCTTTGCCTCTGAAACAAGCATGTTAACATCTTCTAATTTAGACAAATGGAGACGTGCGACATTCGGATGAATTTTAAACTCATCAGCAATTTCTTGAACGGTAACCTCACTATGTCTTTTAGTTATATATTGATAGATGTAATAACGAGTAGGATCAGATAATACATTTGTAATTTTTAAAGTTTGTTCCATACAGTTCACTCCTAACAATGGAATCTTAATTCCATTATAATACAGGCGTATTTACATTTAAATGTTATTTACGTGGTAAACATTAGTTGTTCTAAATTGTTCACAATTTGTTGACTATTTTGTTATTATTGACAAAGCAAGTTTATTTATTAATGTTGAATACGGAGAGAAAAAGATAGCCATTTGTCGTCCTTTTCCTTAAGGGTTAAGCTGCAGCATCTCATAGTTAAATTTATACCCTTCTAAATAAATGTATTTTATACGAAAAAAAAGAAGGAGAATGGAGATTTATGTAGAAGAGTGTTTATTAATCAATATAAAAGGAGGTCGATACATTTGCCAGCGATTGAAAGAATTGGTGATCGCTTGTTAACTGAGGCCCAACACTTGGGCGTATCTGATATTCACTTTATGCCTCGAAAAAAAGATGCTCTGATTCAATTTCGGCTAGACAACGAACTAACTGCAAAGGAAATGATAAGTAAATCAACATGTGAGCGATTAATTGCACATTATAAATTTCTTGCCGGAATGGATATTGGTGAAAGGCGAAGGCCGCAAAATGGCGCATTATCTATGATTATTAATAGCAAAAACCTTCAACTTCGGCTATCAACCTTACCTACGATTAATAATGAAAGCCTCGTTATTAGATTATTACCTTCAGATTCATTTTATCCACTCAACTTTTTAACTCTTTTCCCTAATACGACAAAAAAGCTTATTTCTTTATTAAAGCATGCTCATGGGTTAATCATTTTTACAGGTCCAACTGGCTCGGGTAAAACAACCACATTATATTCTTTACTTCATTCATCCCAACACCTGGTAAATCGCAACATTATTACGCTTGAAGATCCAATTGAAAAAAGGAGTGATAAAGTCATTCAAGTACAGGTAAATGAAAAGGCAGGTATCACATTCTCAAATGGGCTAAAGGCGATACTACGACATGATCCTGATGTAATTATGGTTGGAGAGATTCGAGACGCAGAAACTGCCAAAATTGCTGTTAGAGCATCACTTACTGGACATTTAGTGTTAACAACCATGCATACAAGAGAAGCGAAAGGTGCCATTTATAGGCTGTTAGAATTTGGTGTTCCAGTACAAGACATATCTCAAACTCTAATTGCAATTACCGCCCAAAGGTTAGTGAATATTAAATGTCCATTTTGTGCTGAGGAGTGCTCTATATATTGTAAAACGTTACGCACATATAGGAGAACGAGTATTAGTGAGTTTGTGTACGGGAAAATATTAACAAAAATGATTGATGAAGCTAAGGGAGATTCAGTTGTCTATAGTTATAAAAAAATGAAAGATGTTATTAGTAAAGCAATAGCTCTTGGGTTTATCTCTACTAAAGAATTCGATAAATGGGTATACAAAGATGAAATCGAAAAATAAATGGAATTTAAAACAACAAGCCCAATTTTGTCGCAGGTTAGGTGAGTTGCTAGAGAAAGGGTATACTTTATCTCAAGGGATTGAGTTTCTCACTTTACAATTGTCTAAATCACAACAAGAAGATCTACAATATTGCATAGGAAAAATGAAAGAAGGTTACTTACTTCACGAGGTTTTAGAACATTTATCTTTTCATAGGGACTTACTGAGCTATTTATACTTTTCTGAGCAACAAGGTGAATTAGCAAAAGCATTGCTAGAAGGTAGTTCAATTATAGCCAAAAAAGATGTATATTATAAAAAGTTTATTAAGGTTATTCGTTACCCTGTGTTTTTAATCGTTGTAGTGTCTTTATTGTTTGTGGCTGTGCAGCAAGTATTATTGAATCAATTTGACCAATTAAATCAATCAATGAAATTAACAAAAACTACTTTCTCAACAATTCTACAAAATGTGTATGCGATTACACCTTATATCTTTTTAACTGTTTTGTGTTGCCTTACCTTATCGTTAGCGTTTTACTTTACCTTCTTCAAGAAACAATCTCCTATTTTACAAATGAATATCATTTGTAAGATACCGTTCCTTCATTCATCAGTAGCACAAATAAACTCCCAATATTTTTCTTTTCAATTAAGTACTTTACTTAATGGTGGACTATCAATTAATGAATCATTGTTGATTTTTGAGCGGCAGTATCATTTAGCATTTTATCAGTTAGAAGCAGCACGTATTCGTCAGCAGTTAACTTCAGGAGAATGCTTAGAGGCAATTATTGAATCAAGACCTTATTTCGAGAAAGAATTAGCCCTAGTTATTTCTCACGGACAATCCAATGGAAACCTTGCAAATGAATTGTATCATTATAGTCAATACACATTACTAAGAATCGAAGAAAAAGTGATGTCATTGTTAAATGTTTTACAACCAGCTCTTTTTATAAGTGTAGGTATGGTCGTTTTGTTCATTTATTTAGCAATCATGATTCCAATGTTTCAGTTAATTAAAGCTTTATAGTATGTGTGAAAGAGGGGATAAAATGATGGACGACAAAGGTTTTACGTTAATCGAGATGTTAATTGTCCTTATGGTAATTTCAGTACTTTTAATTATAACAATACCTAATATTACTAAACATAGTAAAGTGATAAACGAGAAAGGGTGTGATGCATTAATAAATATGGTACAAGCTCAGGTGAAAGCTTATGAGATTGAACATGAAACGATTCCGACAATAACTGAACTTTTAGAAGAAGGGTATATTACGACAAATACGTGCCCAGGTGGAAATGTTATAGAAGTGGGTACCGACGGTAGCGTGAAGGAAGGTGATGTGACTGAAGAATGACAATTATAAAAATGAACGGGGTTATACATTAATTGAAGTAATGATTGTATTAGCTATCGTCTCTATAATGGCTTCCGTTTCAGTTCTACAAATTAACCCTCTTATTGAAAAAAGAAAGATGGCACATTTTTTTGCCCAATTAGAAAATGATATTTTTTACGCTCAAATTTATGCATTGAGTAATCAAAAAAGCATAACACTTCTTTTCTCAAATCAGGATTCAACATATTATGTTCTTTCTAATGGTATGAGCTCTCCCATCATGCAACGCTCATTTGACAAAGGTTTAAACATAGAAAAAGGAACATTAGGGTTAAGTATATCTTTTCGTAGTAATGGTGCTATAAGTCAAGCTGGAACATTAATTGTAAATCATCATGGTAAGAAATATAAAGTTGTTTTTCTGCTAGGAAAGGGAAGGT
This portion of the Cytobacillus sp. IB215665 genome encodes:
- a CDS encoding class I SAM-dependent methyltransferase, producing the protein MMNMNTIIKDAISSSQNKMISYAQFMELALYHPNYGYYMREQTKIGKKGDFITSSNISNVFAVLFTNIFIDLVQQQKVPPMIVEIGGGSGRFAKSVLEEWKERSPQSYEQLTYILIETSPYHRELQRQLLINEQDKVIQFEHLQQFIENHPFYQGVVFTNELFDAFPVEVIEKRHEELHEVMVTLNDDNEIEEYFVPLSNKEIIKYLEEQNIELTNGQRFEIPLQMKSFIHQLSSTLEQAVVYTVDYGYTHKEWQHPAHMRGSLRGYHRHQLINNPLLNPGNMDITSHVHLDAVKYYYRKAGFTEVAMMRQDQFLLEAGILQYLQENNDTNPFSEVSKRNRAIRSLILDGGISSYFHVIMMQKNMDIAWEKNYMC
- a CDS encoding DUF2626 domain-containing protein codes for the protein MDRMFRVLGFWTGIFAVMFYIGHMDEVALLFFAQTVFFIILGYLKLTERMYLYIFGAYLTIFFAGFTYYTTFFMVPGAGH
- a CDS encoding helix-turn-helix transcriptional regulator; this encodes MEQTLKITNVLSDPTRYYIYQYITKRHSEVTVQEIADEFKIHPNVARLHLSKLEDVNMLVSEAKKTGKGGRPSRLYRLSDDVVQLFFPFRDYQLLAKVAIQSMMKLGEAGKEALFDTGKAFGQEIINSQLHPNDTQTTALSFEHKLKILKDSATTLGFHPEFEHNEDKTIIFFQIFNCPFKELADKHTDAICGMHYAFLHGMFEVLFNNVKLIEKDNIIHGCDSCSYQVKVTN
- the comGA gene encoding competence type IV pilus ATPase ComGA, which codes for MPAIERIGDRLLTEAQHLGVSDIHFMPRKKDALIQFRLDNELTAKEMISKSTCERLIAHYKFLAGMDIGERRRPQNGALSMIINSKNLQLRLSTLPTINNESLVIRLLPSDSFYPLNFLTLFPNTTKKLISLLKHAHGLIIFTGPTGSGKTTTLYSLLHSSQHLVNRNIITLEDPIEKRSDKVIQVQVNEKAGITFSNGLKAILRHDPDVIMVGEIRDAETAKIAVRASLTGHLVLTTMHTREAKGAIYRLLEFGVPVQDISQTLIAITAQRLVNIKCPFCAEECSIYCKTLRTYRRTSISEFVYGKILTKMIDEAKGDSVVYSYKKMKDVISKAIALGFISTKEFDKWVYKDEIEK
- the comGB gene encoding competence type IV pilus assembly protein ComGB — encoded protein: MKSKNKWNLKQQAQFCRRLGELLEKGYTLSQGIEFLTLQLSKSQQEDLQYCIGKMKEGYLLHEVLEHLSFHRDLLSYLYFSEQQGELAKALLEGSSIIAKKDVYYKKFIKVIRYPVFLIVVVSLLFVAVQQVLLNQFDQLNQSMKLTKTTFSTILQNVYAITPYIFLTVLCCLTLSLAFYFTFFKKQSPILQMNIICKIPFLHSSVAQINSQYFSFQLSTLLNGGLSINESLLIFERQYHLAFYQLEAARIRQQLTSGECLEAIIESRPYFEKELALVISHGQSNGNLANELYHYSQYTLLRIEEKVMSLLNVLQPALFISVGMVVLFIYLAIMIPMFQLIKAL
- the comGC gene encoding competence type IV pilus major pilin ComGC, which produces MDDKGFTLIEMLIVLMVISVLLIITIPNITKHSKVINEKGCDALINMVQAQVKAYEIEHETIPTITELLEEGYITTNTCPGGNVIEVGTDGSVKEGDVTEE
- the comGD gene encoding competence type IV pilus minor pilin ComGD is translated as MKNDNYKNERGYTLIEVMIVLAIVSIMASVSVLQINPLIEKRKMAHFFAQLENDIFYAQIYALSNQKSITLLFSNQDSTYYVLSNGMSSPIMQRSFDKGLNIEKGTLGLSISFRSNGAISQAGTLIVNHHGKKYKVVFLLGKGRFYVQEL